Sequence from the Parvicella tangerina genome:
CTGTCAATTATCAGATGTCAACCGTCTAGCGTCCAACATCCAACGTCCAGCGTCCAAACCCACCTGTCATCCTGAGTGCAGTGCAACGCAATGAAGGATCTCCTACTTAGAAGCACATTGCTCAACTTCAGAAAACCCAACCAAAACATCCCCCCTCCTCCGAGGAGGGGGTTAGGGGGTGGTAAACCGCAATAACCTAATCCCCCCACCGATCAGCACTCTCCCCAACCGTAAGGAAAACCTGTCAAGCCACTGCGTGAGGGTCAGGGGGTGGTAAACCAACCCAAAAAAACACTAACTTTAGTCCTCAACTTATGAACTTATGAAAAGTCACGAAGAAATAGTTACACGATTAGCCCAATACCGCAATCACACCATCAACATTACTCCCACTAATGGCAAATCGGTCACGGAGATGTTGTTAAAGCATTGGAAGGAACTAAAAACTTTTATCATTCGCTATGAAGGAATCTCCGACCCAGACCTCACCCATGTATTCCATCGTCAGGAGTTCCCACATGATCCAAAGGGAGAAGCTTTTCTAAAACATATTGATTACCACAACTACGTTTTCAAACAAGAAGACTTTAATTTCCGAATGGGTTATGCCAGCTCTTATGGCCCCTACTCCTCGACTCCCTTGTCGGTGAGGTTTGAGTTGAATTATTACCACAGCGGTGAACACCAATTTGGCATAACCGATCGCCTATCGGGAGAGAAAAACCTCATCCATCAGCTTGAATTAAGCTCCATGGATCACACAAAAGAAGAATTAACGCAATTAGCAAATCAATTGTTAGGGATTCTTAAAAAATCTATGTAACCAAATCCTCCCCCCTCCTCCGAGGAGGGGGTTAGGGGGTGGTAAACCACAATAACCTAATCCCACCTATCACCCTGAGCGAAGCACAGCGCAGCGAAGGATCTCCCCAATGGGAGCACATGACATACATTCAGAAAACCCTACCAAATCATCCCCCCTCCTTCGAGGAGGGGGTTAGGGGGTGGTAAACCACAACATCCTAATCCCCCCAACTATCAGCACTCTCCCCAACCTTAAGGAAAACCCGTCACGCCACTGCGTGAGGGCTAGGGGGTGGTAAACCACAAACAACCCAAGCACCCCCACCTAGAAACACATTACATACCTTCAGGAGATGCAATTGTATCGAGAACAACCATCCAATAATAAAAATATCTTTGTTCCATGAGCCAATCATCCTTCTGGAATAAAAAGCTATTTTTCTTTAAACCGGTGTTACTAACCACACTGGTTCTAGGAGCACTCTACAGCCTAATTTATTACAGTATTTTCATTATTGGCGAAAACAACTGGTTCAAAGAACAACTCTGGTATTTTTGGTTTCCCGGCACACTTCCCATAATTCCAATGGCTTTTATTGCTTGGAAATACTCCAAAGCATATACCTTTTCCAACTCAAGATTTGGTGCGATCGACATTTTCTTTGTTACCACTGCTTTTGCGGGTCTATTCACTGGATTAAGTGCTAACCTGATCCATAACCTATCCATGACGCAGCAAACCGTCCACTCACCTTCTGAAATAATCAACAGCGATGCAGATTATCTACAACTCAATGAGATCAAGGTTATCCCTATATACTTTAGACACACCTCCTACTCCACTAGTTTTAAACGATACGGACCGGATGACATCATCGTAAAAGTCTATCTGGCAGCTCCTATAGCGACAAGAAATGACACCTCTTTTTTCTATTTTAAGTCCTACCGAAAAAACATTGGTAACCCAAGCAATCATCAAGTCGAGCTAGCAACAGGATTATTACAAAACAGCGCTGAAGCTGACTTTAAAGCGATAACGGAACTCAACGGACAGTGGACATACCGTAATAGGAATACCTGGGCACAAGAAGATCTGGTAAAACTGATCCATAAAAACGACCCGTATAAAAACCACACCGTTATCATGCTGGAAGACGTAAAAACGTCTAAAGCATTCAGTAGCTCAAGCCTGATCTGGCCATTCATACCGCTTATAGGACAGTTCATCTTTTTCTTAGTGGCCTTCTCCAAAAAAACCGAGTTTCATACCAAAATAGCTGATAAGATTAATGAGAACCCGTTTCATATAGGTGAAAAAGAGCTCCAAAACTACCAGAAATCACTGAGTAATGGTAAGATCACCATAGGTTATGCGAGCCTTTGTCTAATCATTTTTCTATCCATGATTTTGCTGGGTGCTGATCCAATGAACATTGGTAATGATTACACGAATCTATGGAGCTTAGGGAGAAAAACTACCGAAAAAGGTCAATACTGGCAGTTCTTCACCTATGCATTTGTGCACGCCAACCTGATCCATATCTTCATGAATACCTTGGTCATTTTACTACTTGGAGTAATGTTAGAGAGCGTACTCAAATGGCGACTAACGTTGCTGCTACTGATTGTTGGAATGATAGGTTCTGGAATGGTATCTTATTACATGAATTATGATATTGGCAATGCCTCTGTAGGAGCCAGCGGTGCAGGCATGGCCTTGGGAGGAGCTGTTTTAGGACTCTACCTGCATAAGGAACTACGTTCAGAATTAACTGCAATTCTAATCGTTTCTTTGATCTTTACCGTCCCCACCCTACTTTTCGGCTTTTCGATCCTGGTAGATAATTGGGCGCATATTGGTGGAGTGATGGTTGGAATCGTCTTCGGTGCGGTGGCTGGGATTTGGTTAAAGTCCAAGCCTATAAATGGATAAACAATTCACTCGGTAGAATGGGAATGAGTTGAAATGTGGTTTAGTTAAACTAACACCTGTTATCCAATAGCTTCCATCGTTTCACTCACTCCTTTACCTTATACAACTTCCCGTAGATCGCTTCTTTCTTATCGGCAGAGATATAGCACTCATAATAGTCGGCTGTGTTATTGGTGATCTTCACATAAAGTGTATCTACACCGTATTGACGTAATGAATCCACCAGATAGTATTCCGCACTATTTATCCATCCAATCTTATGTTTCAAACTGGTTCCGTCATACGGGTCATATTCGATCTGGTAATCTTCAAACCTCTCAAAGTAATAATTATCTGTCTTGAAATTTCCAACTTTTAAATCTTCAGTATCTCCCGTATACGTTGCTATCTCTTGAAAATCAACTGCATCAAATGGATTGTTAGGATCGGTCGCAATTCCTACCTGAAACAACGTAATTACGAGAAAATTAAACACCATAAAAACTAAATAACTCCCCCTAAAACTCTTCCATATTCGCTCCTTGTAGGTACGCTCTTTGTTCATTAACAGGGCTATAAGGGCCCCAACCCCAAACGATATTAGTATTCCCAATACGGGTAAGCCATATACCAACACCACATAGATTACTTGCTCATACCAGAGAGCCACTTTAAATCCTACGGGGATCAAACTATGGTAGAGATAAGCAATAAGTGTCAACACTAGTAATACCGCGATAGCGATGATCGTAGCTTTCTTGCGCTTTGAAGTTCGCTTTGCTTCAAAGAGGTCTCCGGTTATTTCGGTGTCTAGGTTTTGCATGAAGGTAAATATAAGTAAAAGGAGTAGATGAGTTCCGTTCTTCTGTCAAAGAATCCTTTACCTAAACAACTAACAAAATCTGTATCGACTTACTAATTGGATCGTTTTAATTATTAAATTGTAGGGATGAAATTATCACAACTGTTTATAAGCGTTTTATTCGTGGCTTTCGGCATATCTTGTGCGGATAACGATGTTAGCGCTGATTCTGAACCGGTGAATTCTGAAGAGAACGCAAAGAAAGAAGTTATTAGTGTAGAAAGCATAGATGAAATAGTAGATTTATTGGCGCCTGAATCGCAATCGTTTGCTGTTATTCCGAATGAGGAATGTTTTATCAAGTGTGCAGAAGGCACTTCAATCTACGTGCCCGCTTTTACGTTTGTCTTTGCCGATGGGAGTCCGGTTGAAAATATGATCACGTTGGAAGTAAAAGAATGCTATTCACTCTCAACTATTCTTGCCGAAGACTTACAGACTCGATCGGGTGACGAAATCTTAGAAACAGGCGGCATGTTAAATATTACTGCTTCTTCGGAGGGGAAACCGTTGGATATAGCACAAGGACAATCCATGGTTGTGGCTATGCCTAAAAATGGACAGACCTCAAATATGGATCTTTTCTACGATCAACATAGTACTAGTGGCATGGATTGGATTCAAGCAAGTGAGTACAACATCAACAACGCTAATAATCTCAATGCAAAAGGACCAAATGATATTAAAAGTTCGTCATTGGAGGATATTGAAAAGTACTACTCATATCAATTCAAAGTCAGTGAGTATTCAGTGACCCTAAGAGATTTAATTCTGGAAGGAACTGATATTACTCTCTTAGAATACTTTGAAAATGGAAAATATACCTCAGAAAGTGATGCCAAGCTATTTCAAGAAAATGGGTGGCGAGTAGAATATGACTTTCACATCGATGATTCGGGTGCACGTTATGATTATGCTCAGGATGTTGGGGAGTATTCAGTGCCCTCAGAAAAAGCATATAATATCCTTTTGAAGTATTTAAAAGAAGCTCCTCGATTTATATTTTCTTCAGCTAAGAATCTGCATCACACAATTCCATATTCGTTTGGTATTCGAGCAACAAAAAAAATAGACAAAGAAGCCTATAAAAAAGCCATCTACAGTAAGTATAGTAAAAACAAAAGCGATGCCATCGCTAAAATGGGAATCGATGAGCTAGACAACTTTGTATTTGCCGTTGCAGACTTGGGCTGGATCAATTGTGATCGCTTTTGGGATTTAGATGTGGAAAAAACTGATTATTTAGTGAAAGTTGAACAACCTGAAAATGCTAAAGTAGTTGCCGTTTTTAAGGACATTAAAAGCGTAATGAATGGACATGTAGAAAATGGATTAGTAGTCTTTGATAATTTACCGATGGGGCAAGCAATTAATGTTATTAGTATTAATCTCCAAGATGGCAAACCAAAGCTTTGTGTGCAACCTACTACGGTAGATGGTAACACCCTCGAATTAGCCAATTACAAAAGTTTTTCATTAGACGAGTTGGAGCAAGTGATCAATGGGGCGTTTTGATCAAACTCCTTGAACAGTATCAGGAATTGTATGGAGCCCCCTCCGCCTGCGGCACCTCCCCTCCATGCCATTCGGCAGGCAGGCGAAGGGGAGGACTTTTAATGCGGGAGTTGTGGGGAGCTATCGCACATATCACACGACTTTAGGAGACGCTTCCTCCGTTCCAAAGTTTCGGAATCGGAGTCAGCACACCAAAACATCCCCCCTCCTTCGAGGATAGCCTGTCACGCCACTGCGTGAGGGTTAGGGGGCGGTAAACCACAATAACCTAATCCCCCAACCTTAAGGAAAACCCGTCACGCCACTGCGTGAGGGCCAGAGGGGGGTAAACCACAACAACCCACTCTCCCCAACCTAGAAACACATTACATACCTTCAAGAAATACTAAATCTTATAAATTAACCACCTTAATAAGCGGAGAACTTTGATCATCAGCAACAATGCGCAAAAAGTAAATACCCCTTTCTTCTTCGTGGAGGTTGATTTGCTCCATTTGATGATCAATAACTTCTCTTGTAACCAGATTTCCAACACCATCATAAACGATAATCTCTCCATTGATTAACCCATCAAATTCCAAAAAGACAGTTCCATTTGTGGGGTTGGGATAAACGTTAACATTTCTCCCTGCTAGATCTACCTTCATCCAATTAACAACGTAAACATCAGAGATAAACGAACAATTATTCGAATCCGTGATAGCTACCGTGTAATCAGCATCTTGCTGAGGTGTGTAAGTTTGATCATTTGCTCCTGCTATACTACTTCCATCCTGGTACCATTGATAAGTGACATAGGTAGTGGTCGCCAAGTCTCCACCGTTAAGACTTATCGTTGGCGTATTATCCGGGAAAACCACAATATCTACCCAATCAGTATCAGAAATACACCCATTATCCTCTGCATACAATCCGTAGGTTCCTGATTGATTGACATATTGAACGGTTTGACTTCCCACTAAACTGCCATTCAAGATCCAATTGTTGTTCATACCATAAGACGATTCCAGTGCAACAGAATCATAACTGCAAATAGAATCATTGGGCTGGTATGAGATCAGTGCTATAGGGGTAGTTCCGAAAAACAACTCAACAGAATCAGCTCCAACGCATGATCCTGTAATGGTTTGAACACTGTACCAACCGGGTTGATTAACAATTAATGTATCATTCGTAGATAATAAACTACCTGATTCAAACCATGAAGCATTGGATGTGGTGGTTACTAACAATAGAGAATCGCTGGTGCAGTTAACTGTACCTAGGGGTGCATTCAGGTCTGGGATCACATTAGGTAGGACCTCAATTTCGACAAAATCTGTATCAGAAACACATCCTCCCTGCGTATGGAGCAGACCATACTCACCACTTCCCGTTACGGTGGTGTTCAACGATGAGCCAACAACTCCCCCATTATAAAGCCAGGTTATACCTGTAGCATTCGAGGCCGTGAGGGTCAAGTTCTCTCCATCACAAATGGTGTCATTTCCATTCACTACAATGTTCGGTACTGGGGGACTAGTCACACTCACATACACAGAATCAGGATCGACACACTGGTTCATGGCGTCTACGGCAACATGCCACCCAATCGTATTGGCATAAACAGAATCGTTAGTAGCAATATTTACTCCAGATAGGTACCACTCACCACCAACTGCATCACTCACCAAAAGAGTAGAATCTCCTGCACAGAAATTAGAAGACTGAGGAGTTGAGATATTCACATTCCCTCCTGCAGAAGCAAATACGGTTACTGTATCTGTCGATGCCGGACAACCCGGACTCTGAACATAAAGCACGTACTCTCCAAATTGATTATACTGCACTGTTAGACTTTGGTTATTGTTTAAATAGGTGCCATTTCTTGTCCAATAACAGCTTAGGGTAGTATCTGAGATCAAATCAACAGTCATGGAGAAGTCCCCACTACAGATGGCTACCCCATCAGGTGTTAAAATATTAGCTTGGTGGTACGGGTAAATCGTTATCGCGTATTCCTTAGAACTGGTACAATTCAATGAATCCATCTGCAAGGTATACGTTCCCGTTTGATTTAATTGGATAGAATCGTTATTAGAAACGTAGTTACCGTCAAATAACCATATAGCAGTGCTATTCACATTGGTATCCATAATCAGGTAATTGTTGTCACTATTCAGTTCACAAAAATTGAGGGGTGTGGAAGTCCAATTTGGACTAGGCAACAAGGTCACTGCAATAGAGGTGTCTATCACACATGGACTTGGCCAGGCTCCATGAACAGATACATCTACTGTGTAATCTCCATCAGCTGAGAAACTGATCTGATTGGTATTATTATTCGTGCCATTATAAACGGTTCCATTCCAAGGACGAGTAACCTCCCAATAAGAACTAATATTCTCTGTGCTTATTGTTTCCAGTGTTTGAACTCCCGATCCACAAACCGTATCTGGAGGAAAATCATAGGTCACAACCGGAGGAGTATGAATGTAGTAATTTAAATTGGTGGTTGTTCCGCATTGCCCATTTGGTGAATACGCTGTTACTGCGATCGAACCATCTGAAGTAGCCATAAAAACTGTAGTATCCGCAACATCACCATTTCCCCAAGCCAATGAAGCTCCATTCGTATTTGCTGTGAGTCTTATGGAATCTCCCAGACAAAAATCATCTACATATCCTGGGCCAACATTGGGGTATTCTTCATGTTGTGAATAGTACACCGTATCCGTCCAGCAGTTTCCATTTCCATTAATGAGGGATACATAAAGTTGATTGTACCAAAGCGTAGGTTCGTTCAGATTAGGACCGTAAAGACCATAATCATCCCAATAGAATTGTTCTGCTGTAGTGCTCACTAATGTTAGGTCTAGCATTTGCCCTTCACAAACTGCAGATCCTGGATTTTCAACTAACGTTGCTGTTGGCTTTGGAAGTTGTGTGATTTTCACGGAAGAGTCAGTTCCGCATCCGTATTCGTTGTAATAAGTAAAGGTAAAAGTGGAATCCCCCGTTGGGCTCAAGTTAGGGTATAAGGGCTTGTAACTTGTGCCCATGACCGTATCTCCATCCCACCACACAGTGTATGCAGCATCTGGTATTCTCAAACCTCCTGCATTATCATCAAAACAGACGGTATCGGTAATATCTTTCGCATAATTCGGAGCATCACTTACAATAACATTTCGCGTGAACGTCCCTCCTACTCCAAGCGCATTACTTACCGTAAGTGATATTTCATACAGTCCAGTTGTATCGAAGGTCATAAACGTATTTTGCCCAGATGAATCATCAATGGTTCCTCCATTTGCTGACCATGCAAAACTTGTTGGATTATTCGTTCCTGATCCATTCAAAAAGAGTGTATCTCCTCCACATATCACATCGGCAAAGAAATAGGCGGATGATAAAGAATCATTGATATCTAAACCGATACAGTTTGGATCTACATTCAGAATTATGCTATTATCTGCCTTAGTAGCTGGGTTGTTTAATGCTGTACTCCCCCCAATCGTAATATCACTTTTATATGGGTGAGTCAGCAAAAGCCTATCCCCCACGCGATGAAGTTGATTAAAATGATAACCAGCATTTCCCAAGCCAGAAGTATGATCATAGATTAGTTCATAATTTGCAAATTGGTTAGCACTGTCACATGTAAATGCATAGTAACCATAATTGGTGTTCGCTATTAACGGTAATCCTTCTGATTGAACAGTGGCATCTAACTTTCCGGCCAGCAAGTATAGCTGACCGTCTTTATAGTCGAAGCCTTTGATGTAGGAAGCCTTATCACTTTTAAATGTTCTGGCCCAATCTTCTTGACCTGAAGCAGTGTACTTTGCGATGATGATATCCTCATGAACCGATCCCGAAGAATAATAGTCTGAAAACGTTTGATTGGCAAACACAATATCATCTCTGAAGTAACCTGCAAAATACATGTTACCTACTTCATCTATGATCAGTCTTTTCAATACTGCAATACCGCCAGGAGTGGTTATCTGATCGGAGGTAAATAATAAGTTGCCGTTCAGATCATACTTTCTATACTCAAAGTTGTTTCCCGTTACCATATAAATGGTGTCATTGTAGATCTCAAGATCTTCACAATAACCAACTGGCACTTCTAACCATACTACGTTTCCATCCACATCAATTTTAGCTATTCCAAAATGACCGCTTACATAAGTATTTCCTTGACTGTCTTGATCAATCCCCATATTCTGGGTAGTATAGTGCAGTGAGAATGTAGTTGTCCAGACTTCCTTACCTGTGGAATCAAATTTACTGAGCATTACAGCATCAGCACCAGACCCTCCAGACGCATCTCCATTTGATAAGGTGACCGATTTATCCGATGAAGTAATCCGCACGCTATCTGCATAATAAGTTGGTAACTGATAGGCTACAAATACATTGTGATTTGCATCTGTAAAAATGCTCGCAATATCTATATCCCCACCCGTAGAAGGGGTATCATCATCTTCATAAATCTCTACTAGCACATCCCACTTCGTTTTTCCTTTGGGTGAAAATCGTGTTAAATGATACCGTGTGTATGACTGATCAATTTCAGGATTAACATACGTTATTGTATCCTCCATGTTATTGATGTTCATGTAATAAGACTCATCATCTGTTTCTAACAACGAAATGAAGCTACCATCCTCATACGCCTGAAAAGCCTTCACGCCAGACCTAAACACTCTAGCCGAATCTGCCAGTACCACAAACGCGCAGGAATCGTCTGCCAATGTAGGGACGATCTTTACCTGACCTTGAAGCGAGTCTTTACATCCAATACTGGAGGTTCCTATCAGTTCTACATTTTGATACCCTAAAGAACTAAACGTCACTGCACCGGGAGCCGCTCCAGAAAAAGTAGATGGAGAACCATTCTCAAAAGACCATTCATAATTATAACCTCCTTGAACACTCGTATTGAAGAAATTAACAGGCTCACCCACCTCTTGCATTTGGAAATCCTGATTAAAGTGAACCAAAGGAACGTGAACGTCAATTGTAAAATCAGTGTTACTCATCGCACAACCAGTTAAACCAATTGCGTTTATTTGTACCTCTGCGGTATCTGCAAGTGCATCTGTTTGAAGAGAGATACTTCCTCCTGTTCCCAGCAACGTATCACTTCTTGGGTTGCCATTGATCATGAGGTAATAGCTCACACCATTGGCACTTGAGGGTAGCTGCACCTGCGTACTGTCTCCCGAACAAATCGGATTCTGCAATAGACTGTGGGTTACAGGAGCTGGCGTCATGTTGTAAGCATCAAAATAAATGGTGTCATAGTTTGTTCCACATCCCGTCACCTCTTTATAACCGATCAACTGAAAGGTTTGCGTGGTACCTACAGCACCTGTATTAAACGTAAAGCTACCTCCGAAATTCCCAGTAACCGTAGCACTAACTTGCGTCCCGGCCTGATTCTCTAACCAGTAGGTCACCCCATTTTGCGAAGCATCTAACTCCACTAATGTACTCTCATTATAGCAAAGTGAATCTTCTTGAATGGATCCGCTCATTGGAATCGCCAGCGACTCATAAAGTGATAG
This genomic interval carries:
- a CDS encoding rhomboid family intramembrane serine protease, which produces MSQSSFWNKKLFFFKPVLLTTLVLGALYSLIYYSIFIIGENNWFKEQLWYFWFPGTLPIIPMAFIAWKYSKAYTFSNSRFGAIDIFFVTTAFAGLFTGLSANLIHNLSMTQQTVHSPSEIINSDADYLQLNEIKVIPIYFRHTSYSTSFKRYGPDDIIVKVYLAAPIATRNDTSFFYFKSYRKNIGNPSNHQVELATGLLQNSAEADFKAITELNGQWTYRNRNTWAQEDLVKLIHKNDPYKNHTVIMLEDVKTSKAFSSSSLIWPFIPLIGQFIFFLVAFSKKTEFHTKIADKINENPFHIGEKELQNYQKSLSNGKITIGYASLCLIIFLSMILLGADPMNIGNDYTNLWSLGRKTTEKGQYWQFFTYAFVHANLIHIFMNTLVILLLGVMLESVLKWRLTLLLLIVGMIGSGMVSYYMNYDIGNASVGASGAGMALGGAVLGLYLHKELRSELTAILIVSLIFTVPTLLFGFSILVDNWAHIGGVMVGIVFGAVAGIWLKSKPING
- a CDS encoding YCF48-related protein, yielding MRTLLLLIPTLAVMVTYGQWTNSSVSVNDLHSIQDNGAIVVAGGTQRIYVSYDNGATWNSRNINYVGTQMTGQVKGMHFFNSTDGLITGPFLLSNDEIILSTNDAGLSDWDMAYTSGVGNWPRDVESMQFINSTVGYTAGSNGKVLKTINSGANWGLIAQVGFEELEDIWFLDQTTGFVAGTNGIWKTTDGGTSWSQVYTDPGVYLRAIHFPTSSVGYAVGEYKTLLKTVDGGTTWQDISNTINLTDDLNDVQFLSATTGYVVSDGGIYRTTSGGSHWGYFPTAKPVNAIHMNTTNNGYACGNDGEIYKTTGSTTGYLPVAAFGIDGVACEDSLITFENYSDPSLSFEWYVDGNLVATTYNYTTTFSTGGMSHDVELIVSDGTNTDAASTNLSLYESLAIPMSGSIQEDSLCYNESTLVELDASQNGVTYWLENQAGTQVSATVTGNFGGSFTFNTGAVGTTQTFQLIGYKEVTGCGTNYDTIYFDAYNMTPAPVTHSLLQNPICSGDSTQVQLPSSANGVSYYLMINGNPRSDTLLGTGGSISLQTDALADTAEVQINAIGLTGCAMSNTDFTIDVHVPLVHFNQDFQMQEVGEPVNFFNTSVQGGYNYEWSFENGSPSTFSGAAPGAVTFSSLGYQNVELIGTSSIGCKDSLQGQVKIVPTLADDSCAFVVLADSARVFRSGVKAFQAYEDGSFISLLETDDESYYMNINNMEDTITYVNPEIDQSYTRYHLTRFSPKGKTKWDVLVEIYEDDDTPSTGGDIDIASIFTDANHNVFVAYQLPTYYADSVRITSSDKSVTLSNGDASGGSGADAVMLSKFDSTGKEVWTTTFSLHYTTQNMGIDQDSQGNTYVSGHFGIAKIDVDGNVVWLEVPVGYCEDLEIYNDTIYMVTGNNFEYRKYDLNGNLLFTSDQITTPGGIAVLKRLIIDEVGNMYFAGYFRDDIVFANQTFSDYYSSGSVHEDIIIAKYTASGQEDWARTFKSDKASYIKGFDYKDGQLYLLAGKLDATVQSEGLPLIANTNYGYYAFTCDSANQFANYELIYDHTSGLGNAGYHFNQLHRVGDRLLLTHPYKSDITIGGSTALNNPATKADNSIILNVDPNCIGLDINDSLSSAYFFADVICGGDTLFLNGSGTNNPTSFAWSANGGTIDDSSGQNTFMTFDTTGLYEISLTVSNALGVGGTFTRNVIVSDAPNYAKDITDTVCFDDNAGGLRIPDAAYTVWWDGDTVMGTSYKPLYPNLSPTGDSTFTFTYYNEYGCGTDSSVKITQLPKPTATLVENPGSAVCEGQMLDLTLVSTTAEQFYWDDYGLYGPNLNEPTLWYNQLYVSLINGNGNCWTDTVYYSQHEEYPNVGPGYVDDFCLGDSIRLTANTNGASLAWGNGDVADTTVFMATSDGSIAVTAYSPNGQCGTTTNLNYYIHTPPVVTYDFPPDTVCGSGVQTLETISTENISSYWEVTRPWNGTVYNGTNNNTNQISFSADGDYTVDVSVHGAWPSPCVIDTSIAVTLLPSPNWTSTPLNFCELNSDNNYLIMDTNVNSTAIWLFDGNYVSNNDSIQLNQTGTYTLQMDSLNCTSSKEYAITIYPYHQANILTPDGVAICSGDFSMTVDLISDTTLSCYWTRNGTYLNNNQSLTVQYNQFGEYVLYVQSPGCPASTDTVTVFASAGGNVNISTPQSSNFCAGDSTLLVSDAVGGEWYLSGVNIATNDSVYANTIGWHVAVDAMNQCVDPDSVYVSVTSPPVPNIVVNGNDTICDGENLTLTASNATGITWLYNGGVVGSSLNTTVTGSGEYGLLHTQGGCVSDTDFVEIEVLPNVIPDLNAPLGTVNCTSDSLLLVTTTSNASWFESGSLLSTNDTLIVNQPGWYSVQTITGSCVGADSVELFFGTTPIALISYQPNDSICSYDSVALESSYGMNNNWILNGSLVGSQTVQYVNQSGTYGLYAEDNGCISDTDWVDIVVFPDNTPTISLNGGDLATTTYVTYQWYQDGSSIAGANDQTYTPQQDADYTVAITDSNNCSFISDVYVVNWMKVDLAGRNVNVYPNPTNGTVFLEFDGLINGEIIVYDGVGNLVTREVIDHQMEQINLHEEERGIYFLRIVADDQSSPLIKVVNL